The following are from one region of the Corylus avellana chromosome ca1, CavTom2PMs-1.0 genome:
- the LOC132169250 gene encoding germin-like protein subfamily 1 member 7: MMKGVTNFLVTVALLYLGCSLIASAYDPAPLQDFCVATENSPSAVFTNGKFCKDPKLVTANDFFLSGLNIPRNTSDALGSNVTLVNADKIPGLNTLGVSLARIDFAPYGLNPPHIHPHATELFVVLKGTLYVGFVTSNPDNRLFTKVLNAGDVFVFPIGLIHFQFNAGSTNALAFSSLGSQNPGRITIANTIFGSNPLINPDVLAKAFQLDKNVVNYLQKQFSSENI; encoded by the exons ATGATGAAAGGTGTTACTAATTTCCTCGTAACGGTTGCCTTGTTGTATTTGGGATGCTCCCTAATTGCCTCTGCCTATGACCCTGCTCCTCTGCAAGACTTTTGTGTTGCAACTGAAAATTCCCCTTCTGCTG TATTTACGAATGGAAAGTTTTGCAAGGACCCAAAGCTTGTTACAGCCAACGATTTCTTTCTCTCGGGGCTAAACATTCCTAGAAACACGTCAGATGCACTTGGATCGAATGTCACTCTAGTCAACGCGGACAAAATACCAGGCCTCAACACATTAGGTGTATCCTTGGCTCGCATCGACTTTGCACCATATGGCCTAAATCCTCCCCACATTCACCCTCATGCAACTGAGCTTTTTGTTGTCTTAAAGGGTACCCTGTATGTTGGCTTTGTCACATCCAATCCGGATAACCGCCTCTTCACCAAGGTTTTAAATGCGGGAGACGTCTTCGTGTTCCCAATTGGTCTCATTCACTTTCAGTTCAATGCAGGAAGTACCAATGCTCTTGCCTTTTCCAGTCTCGGCAGCCAAAATCCAGGGCGCATTACCATAGCGAACACAATATTTGGATCTAATCCTCTTATCAATCCTGATGTTCTTGCTAAAGCCTTCCAATTGGACAAGAATGTGGTTAACTATCTTCAGAAACAGTTTTCGTCAGAAAACATTTAG